The Agrobacterium vitis genome has a segment encoding these proteins:
- a CDS encoding thiamine ABC transporter ATP-binding protein codes for MSETATIPDAAIVLDNVQLRLANQSFGFNDQVAAGKITAITGMSGSGKSTLLNLIAGFEMPDQGRIRIGSEDITDLPPAKRPVSLVFQDHNLFAHLDLATNIGLGIDPSLRLSAADRRAVSEALKRVGLGGYDKRKPATLSGGEKQRAAFARALVRRKPVLLLDEPFAALDPGLRASMADLLLDLHRETGQSVLIVSHDPQDVRRLADDVLFLDRGRISLNCDAKTFLSGEGPAALKTFLGPFHDRDRL; via the coding sequence TTGAGCGAGACGGCCACTATCCCCGATGCCGCAATTGTTCTCGACAACGTGCAATTGCGGCTGGCAAACCAGAGTTTTGGTTTCAACGATCAGGTCGCTGCGGGAAAGATCACCGCGATCACCGGCATGTCCGGCTCAGGCAAATCCACCCTGCTGAACTTGATTGCGGGGTTCGAAATGCCCGATCAGGGCCGTATAAGGATCGGCTCGGAAGACATCACGGATCTGCCCCCCGCCAAACGTCCGGTCTCCCTGGTGTTCCAGGACCATAACCTGTTTGCCCATCTCGATCTCGCCACCAATATCGGCCTTGGCATCGATCCGTCTCTGCGGCTTAGCGCGGCGGATCGGCGGGCGGTGAGCGAGGCACTGAAAAGAGTGGGACTTGGCGGTTATGACAAGCGCAAGCCAGCAACGCTTTCCGGCGGCGAAAAACAGCGTGCTGCCTTTGCCCGTGCGCTAGTGCGGCGTAAGCCAGTGTTGTTGCTGGACGAACCTTTTGCCGCCCTCGATCCTGGCCTGCGCGCCAGCATGGCAGACCTGCTGCTGGATCTGCACCGCGAAACCGGCCAGAGCGTGTTGATCGTCAGCCACGATCCCCAGGATGTGCGGCGCCTGGCTGATGATGTGCTGTTTCTGGATCGAGGCCGCATTTCACTGAATTGCGACGCAAAAACCTTCCTTTCCGGCGAAGGCCCGGCTGCACTCAAGACCTTCCTCGGTCCCTTTCATGATCGCGATCGGCTTTGA
- the thiP gene encoding thiamine/thiamine pyrophosphate ABC transporter permease ThiP, translated as MALARQNLLPIAGGVIGLASLFAFIGLAIAALLVASGDNVPLALDSYTLSILRFTLVQAGLSTLLSLVFALPVALAIARQRHFWGRRWLIRLMALPMGLPVLIGALGLIGIWGRNGFANDLLALLGRQTPVSIYGLTGILIAHVFFNMPLACRLLLAGLERVPPDYWRMAASLGMGPIAIFRMIEWPALSPLLPGIAGLIFMLCATSFTLVMTLGGGPGATTLEVAIYQALRFDFDPPLAVCLATLQLAVTALLLGLLALFPAPDDQALPDERPVLRLDGKGLAARVWDGVVLLFALFFLVTPLANIAFAGFKADLLKLLDDPSVWRAAGLSLAIAFPAALLALGLSLVFINARTALSGLRQKTLTATTLSRLIGATSSLVLLVPVIVLATGWFLLLRQMGNAAGFAGPVVVAINAIMALPFTMGVLAPAIATHHHRTARLSASLGLGGLAKIRHIDWPGLRRPILTALSFAMALSLGDLGAVALFGANNLATLPWLIYSRMGSYRTADADGLALLLGLVCLVLTMIGTAGGSSAGKPEDRA; from the coding sequence ATGGCTCTCGCACGGCAAAACCTGCTACCGATTGCTGGCGGGGTCATTGGCCTTGCCAGCCTGTTTGCGTTTATCGGGTTGGCAATCGCCGCCTTGCTGGTGGCAAGCGGTGACAACGTGCCGCTGGCGCTGGACAGTTACACGCTGTCCATCCTGCGCTTCACCCTGGTGCAGGCCGGGCTATCGACATTGCTGTCTCTTGTCTTTGCCCTGCCGGTAGCGCTGGCGATAGCACGGCAACGGCATTTCTGGGGTCGCCGCTGGCTGATCCGGCTGATGGCGCTGCCCATGGGTCTGCCGGTGCTGATCGGAGCGCTGGGCCTGATCGGTATTTGGGGTCGCAACGGGTTTGCCAATGATCTGCTGGCGCTACTTGGCCGTCAGACACCGGTCAGCATTTACGGCCTGACCGGCATTCTCATTGCCCATGTGTTTTTCAACATGCCCTTGGCATGCCGCCTGCTGCTTGCCGGGCTGGAACGAGTGCCACCGGATTATTGGCGCATGGCGGCAAGCCTTGGCATGGGTCCGATTGCGATTTTTCGGATGATCGAATGGCCAGCCCTCAGCCCCTTACTTCCCGGCATCGCCGGGCTGATCTTCATGCTCTGCGCCACGAGTTTCACGCTGGTGATGACGCTGGGCGGCGGGCCGGGCGCAACCACGCTGGAAGTGGCGATCTATCAGGCCTTGCGCTTTGATTTCGATCCGCCCCTTGCTGTGTGCCTAGCCACGCTACAACTGGCTGTCACGGCCCTGTTGCTTGGCCTTTTGGCGCTGTTTCCGGCACCAGACGACCAGGCATTGCCCGATGAAAGACCTGTGCTGCGGCTCGATGGCAAGGGACTGGCAGCGCGGGTCTGGGATGGGGTTGTGCTGCTGTTTGCTCTGTTTTTCCTGGTCACGCCCCTTGCCAATATCGCTTTTGCCGGCTTCAAAGCTGATCTCCTGAAACTGCTTGATGATCCCTCGGTCTGGCGGGCTGCCGGTCTTAGCCTTGCGATCGCTTTTCCCGCCGCCCTGCTGGCGCTGGGTCTCAGCCTCGTCTTCATCAATGCCAGGACAGCACTATCCGGCCTGCGGCAAAAAACCCTGACCGCAACCACTCTGTCCCGGCTGATTGGCGCAACATCCTCGCTGGTTCTGCTAGTGCCAGTGATCGTGCTTGCCACCGGCTGGTTCCTGCTGCTGCGCCAGATGGGCAATGCGGCGGGGTTTGCCGGGCCGGTGGTGGTGGCGATCAACGCGATCATGGCGCTGCCCTTTACCATGGGGGTCTTGGCACCGGCCATCGCCACCCATCACCACCGCACGGCGCGCCTGTCTGCAAGCCTCGGCCTTGGCGGACTGGCCAAGATCCGCCATATCGACTGGCCGGGCCTGCGCCGTCCGATCTTGACGGCCCTGTCCTTTGCCATGGCGCTATCGCTTGGAGACCTTGGGGCGGTGGCCCTGTTCGGTGCCAATAATCTGGCGACTTTGCCATGGCTGATCTATAGCCGGATGGGCAGCTACCGCACCGCCGATGCGGATGGCCTGGCCCTGCTGCTCGGCCTTGTCTGCCTTGTGCTGACCATGATTGGAACGGCAGGCGGTTCAAGTGCTGGCAAACCGGAGGATCGAGCTTGA
- the thiB gene encoding thiamine ABC transporter substrate binding subunit, which translates to MRRLLLAALPLLASLTAAQAEDKVLTIYTYESFVSEWGPGPKVKATFEKTCGCTVKFVGLEDGVALLNRLKLEGASSEADLALGLDTNLTEEAKETGLFAPHGIDASAAQVPGSFKDDMFVPYDYGHFAVVYDTQTVKNPPKSLKELVEGDPTQKIVIEDPRTSTPGLGLLLWVKSVYGKDAPAAWAKLKDRVLTVTPGWSEAYGLFTKGEVPMVFSYTTSPAYHMVSENTDRYQAAPFSEGHYIQIEVAGLLKGAKHKQLAEDFLKFMLTSGFQNEIPTNNWMMPVTKTSTPLPEAFDRLVKPAKTFLMSPQEVATNRKAWIAEWQAAMAAK; encoded by the coding sequence ATGCGCCGTTTGTTGCTAGCAGCCCTTCCCCTTCTTGCCAGCCTGACGGCCGCCCAGGCCGAAGACAAGGTGCTGACCATCTACACCTATGAAAGCTTCGTTTCCGAATGGGGGCCGGGGCCGAAGGTGAAAGCCACCTTTGAAAAGACCTGCGGCTGCACCGTCAAGTTTGTGGGGCTGGAAGATGGCGTGGCACTGCTGAACCGCTTGAAACTGGAAGGCGCTTCCAGCGAGGCAGATCTGGCGCTGGGGCTGGACACCAATCTCACCGAGGAAGCCAAAGAAACCGGGCTTTTTGCCCCGCACGGCATTGACGCCTCGGCGGCACAGGTGCCTGGCAGCTTCAAGGACGATATGTTTGTGCCCTATGATTACGGACATTTTGCCGTCGTCTACGACACCCAGACCGTGAAAAATCCGCCCAAAAGCCTGAAGGAACTGGTGGAAGGCGACCCTACCCAAAAAATCGTCATCGAAGACCCGCGCACCTCGACGCCGGGGCTCGGCCTGCTGCTCTGGGTCAAATCCGTTTATGGTAAGGACGCGCCTGCCGCCTGGGCAAAATTGAAGGACCGGGTGCTGACCGTCACTCCCGGCTGGTCGGAAGCCTATGGCCTGTTTACCAAGGGCGAAGTGCCGATGGTGTTTTCCTATACGACCTCACCCGCCTATCACATGGTATCTGAAAACACCGATCGTTATCAGGCCGCGCCCTTTTCGGAAGGGCATTACATCCAGATCGAAGTGGCGGGACTGTTGAAAGGCGCCAAGCACAAGCAATTGGCCGAGGATTTCCTGAAATTCATGCTGACGTCAGGCTTCCAGAATGAGATCCCGACCAACAACTGGATGATGCCAGTCACCAAGACCTCGACCCCGCTGCCAGAGGCTTTCGACCGTCTGGTCAAGCCAGCCAAGACCTTCCTGATGAGCCCGCAGGAAGTTGCCACCAACCGCAAGGCCTGGATTGCGGAATGGCAGGCGGCAATGGCAGCTAAGTAA
- a CDS encoding ABC transporter ATP-binding protein/permease yields the protein MMIVPRRMFDNETAAPDLTFAEQMRMAGQSFWSSHVRGRILLLSLSLLVVILLLTYGQILLNRWNQPFYNALENRDLPAFWQELRNFFFIAAFLLVINVAQTFFSQMTALYMREGLARDMVDQWLKGRRAYRLSVSSPLGVNPDQRLHEDARKLAESTTSLTVGLVQSTILLVSFISVLWELSGDFSLTLFGHQIAIPGYMVWAALIYAGGAAVASNLVGATLTRLNSTRYAREAELRAALMRSNEHLEPIALARGEDVERGQIHATIDRVLAIISKLALALTNLTWVSAAFGWLALIVPVLIASPAYFGGTMTFGGLMMAASAFTQVYTALRWYVDNFGAIADWKATLLRVMVLRAALIEPALTETVEGQIRVEAGKPGELAFEDVYIRTPVEAEAHWGGYHLKEDNPTILAGEHVMVNGDPGINRRQFFNAIAGLWPYGEGLIRLPQEDHILFVPQTPYLPEGRLRDILAYPEDASTYGDEAMTLALKTVKLSRLASALDERQRWDRVLDKDEQMALAFAHILLRKPHWVVFNDVLDGLEPETATILTGVMTQLEEATLIYIGRAQGFIDAVSPRILHLERMDVPVPE from the coding sequence ATGATGATTGTACCGCGACGAATGTTTGACAACGAAACCGCCGCGCCGGACCTGACATTTGCCGAACAGATGCGCATGGCTGGCCAATCCTTCTGGTCCAGCCATGTAAGAGGGCGCATTCTGCTGCTCTCGCTTTCGTTGCTCGTCGTCATTTTGCTGTTGACCTACGGCCAGATATTGCTCAATCGCTGGAACCAGCCGTTCTATAACGCCTTGGAAAATCGCGATCTGCCAGCTTTCTGGCAGGAGTTGCGCAATTTCTTCTTCATTGCCGCCTTTCTGCTTGTCATCAATGTGGCGCAGACCTTTTTTAGCCAGATGACCGCGCTCTACATGCGCGAGGGATTGGCCCGCGATATGGTCGATCAATGGCTGAAAGGCAGGCGTGCCTATCGGCTGTCGGTGTCCAGCCCGCTTGGCGTCAATCCAGACCAGCGCCTGCATGAAGATGCGCGCAAACTGGCGGAATCGACGACGTCGCTCACCGTCGGCTTGGTGCAATCCACCATTCTGCTCGTCAGTTTCATCAGCGTGCTCTGGGAATTGTCCGGGGATTTCTCGCTGACCCTGTTTGGCCACCAGATCGCCATTCCCGGTTATATGGTCTGGGCGGCGCTGATCTATGCGGGTGGGGCGGCGGTGGCGAGCAATCTGGTCGGGGCAACGCTCACCCGTCTCAATTCCACCCGCTATGCCCGCGAGGCGGAGCTTCGTGCGGCCCTGATGCGCAGCAACGAGCATCTGGAGCCGATCGCGCTCGCACGCGGCGAGGATGTCGAGCGCGGCCAGATCCATGCCACCATCGACCGCGTGCTGGCGATTATTTCCAAGCTGGCGCTGGCGCTGACCAATCTGACCTGGGTATCGGCGGCCTTCGGCTGGCTGGCGCTGATCGTGCCGGTGCTGATCGCCTCGCCAGCCTATTTCGGCGGCACCATGACCTTCGGCGGCTTGATGATGGCGGCCTCGGCTTTCACGCAGGTCTATACGGCGCTGCGCTGGTATGTCGATAATTTCGGGGCGATTGCCGATTGGAAGGCGACACTGCTGCGGGTGATGGTGCTGCGCGCCGCTCTGATCGAACCAGCGCTGACCGAGACGGTGGAAGGCCAGATCCGGGTCGAGGCCGGAAAGCCGGGCGAACTGGCTTTCGAGGATGTCTATATCCGCACCCCCGTCGAGGCGGAGGCCCATTGGGGCGGTTATCATCTGAAAGAGGACAATCCCACCATCCTTGCCGGTGAACATGTGATGGTCAACGGTGATCCCGGCATCAACCGGCGACAATTCTTCAACGCCATCGCTGGACTCTGGCCCTATGGTGAGGGCCTGATCCGCCTGCCGCAGGAAGATCATATCCTGTTTGTGCCGCAGACCCCCTATCTGCCGGAGGGGCGGTTGCGGGACATCCTGGCCTATCCCGAGGATGCCTCCACCTATGGTGACGAGGCGATGACGCTGGCGCTGAAGACGGTTAAGCTCAGCCGCCTTGCTAGCGCGCTGGACGAGCGGCAGCGTTGGGACCGGGTGCTGGACAAGGATGAGCAGATGGCGCTGGCTTTTGCCCATATCCTGTTGCGCAAGCCTCATTGGGTGGTGTTCAACGATGTGCTTGATGGGTTGGAGCCGGAAACGGCGACGATCCTGACCGGCGTGATGACGCAGTTAGAAGAGGCGACGCTGATCTATATCGGCCGCGCCCAGGGCTTTATCGATGCGGTATCGCCGCGCATCCTGCATCTGGAGCGGATGGACGTGCCGGTGCCGGAATAG